From Deltaproteobacteria bacterium, the proteins below share one genomic window:
- the truB gene encoding tRNA pseudouridine(55) synthase TruB, giving the protein MGQPVDGIILVDKNEGETSFDVVRRVKRILKVKKVGHAGTLDPFATGLLILLLGEGTKLSPFLMDGRKKYRAVVRLGIETDTLDPTGNVIATNRVPEISREGIEQEIRAFVGEIEQVPPLFSAVKFQGSRAYQWARKGVEIRLKKRKVTVFRMEVLSVSLPDFTLEVECSKGTYMRSLAADMGRKLGTGGHLAALRRLAIGPFCVEDAWDSRKLHKSMSVQGELLTRVIPLGEALPHLEAFKVDGPTARKIRNGYQPFLRELESPQGSMRKQGPWGKILHGEDLVAVVRLPLYPDGKGERLKIQRVFH; this is encoded by the coding sequence ATGGGACAACCCGTTGACGGAATCATTCTGGTTGATAAAAACGAGGGTGAGACCTCTTTCGATGTGGTGAGGAGAGTTAAGCGGATCCTGAAGGTCAAAAAGGTCGGACATGCCGGGACCCTGGATCCCTTTGCAACGGGTCTGCTGATCCTTCTCCTGGGTGAGGGGACCAAGCTTTCCCCCTTCCTCATGGACGGAAGAAAAAAATACCGCGCCGTCGTCAGGCTGGGCATCGAAACAGACACCCTTGATCCGACCGGAAACGTAATAGCGACGAACAGGGTGCCGGAGATCAGCCGGGAAGGGATCGAGCAGGAGATCCGGGCCTTTGTCGGAGAGATAGAGCAGGTGCCCCCGCTCTTCTCGGCTGTTAAGTTTCAAGGTAGCCGGGCCTACCAATGGGCGCGGAAGGGTGTCGAGATCAGATTGAAAAAGAGGAAGGTCACGGTTTTTCGGATGGAGGTCCTTTCCGTGTCTTTGCCCGATTTTACCCTGGAGGTGGAATGCTCGAAAGGGACCTACATGCGTAGTCTCGCGGCCGACATGGGCCGCAAACTCGGAACGGGCGGGCATCTGGCGGCCTTGAGACGGCTGGCGATCGGCCCTTTTTGCGTGGAGGATGCCTGGGATTCCCGGAAGCTTCACAAATCGATGTCGGTGCAGGGGGAACTCCTCACCAGGGTAATTCCCTTGGGCGAGGCCTTGCCCCATCTGGAAGCTTTTAAGGTGGACGGCCCTACCGCCCGGAAGATTCGGAATGGATATCAACCTTTTCTCAGGGAACTGGAATCCCCACAGGGCAGTATGAGGAAACAGGGACCCTGGGGGAAGATCTTACACGGGGAGGATTTGGTGGCTGTCGTCCGCCTGCCCCTTTACCCGGATGGAAAAGGAGAGAGACTGAAAATCCAAAGGGTATTTCATTGA
- a CDS encoding DUF503 domain-containing protein, giving the protein MVIGILRVELFVHDNRSLKGKRKIVRSLIDKVKNKFNASIAEIGSNDMWQKIELGISTVGNDRRHINASLNTILNYIDSLYLAEIVDSEVEILNT; this is encoded by the coding sequence ATGGTTATAGGTATACTCAGGGTGGAGCTCTTCGTGCATGACAATCGCTCCCTTAAGGGAAAGCGAAAGATCGTACGGAGCCTCATCGACAAGGTGAAGAATAAATTCAACGCGTCGATCGCCGAGATCGGCTCCAATGATATGTGGCAGAAGATCGAATTGGGGATCAGCACGGTGGGAAACGACAGGCGTCATATCAATGCCTCCTTGAACACCATCTTGAACTATATCGATTCCCTTTACCTGGCGGAGATCGTCGACTCGGAGGTGGAAATCCTGAATACCTGA
- the rbfA gene encoding 30S ribosome-binding factor RbfA: protein MLAGKRAVRVGDQILREIADLLMRKVKDPRAQGATLTGIRLSNDLRHARVYFSVLGGRAEIMRVQAGLESAKGYIKREIGLRLDLKYLPEIVFMHDPSLEKGRYMEELLSRLKADAQAQGESKNSSS from the coding sequence ATGCTGGCTGGAAAGAGAGCGGTCAGGGTGGGGGATCAGATCCTCAGGGAGATCGCCGATCTCCTCATGAGAAAAGTAAAGGATCCTAGGGCCCAGGGAGCGACCCTTACGGGAATACGTTTGAGCAATGATCTTCGGCATGCCAGGGTCTATTTCAGCGTGTTGGGTGGAAGAGCAGAGATAATGAGGGTCCAGGCGGGATTGGAGAGCGCCAAGGGGTATATAAAAAGAGAAATCGGTCTGCGGCTGGATCTGAAATACCTCCCTGAGATTGTTTTCATGCACGATCCTTCTCTTGAGAAGGGCCGTTACATGGAAGAATTATTGTCCAGGCTGAAAGCGGATGCACAAGCACAAGGGGAATCCAAGAACTCGTCAAGCTGA
- the pnp gene encoding polyribonucleotide nucleotidyltransferase — MIKSGSTEIDGRVIHVETGRIAKQAGGSAVVTSGETVVLVTAVSSDQIREGVDFLPLTVEYQEMSYAGGRFPGNYFRRDMGRPSERETLTARLIDRPLRPLFPDNYFNEIQVIATVLSTDKENEADVLAILGASTALEVSDILFEGPIAAVRVGRRNGRFIVNPTVSEQKESDINLVVAGNRSAVVMVEGGGRFVSESDMIDAIFFGHESLQPLLEVQREIKEAVGKTKRETPTQEEDPGLENRVREVAVPLMEDVISIADKLQRQKKRIECYTRTFDALAQEFEGRETYIKQSLERLEKELVRRRILEEGKRIDGRSFTEVRPIDCMVGVLPRVHGSALFTRGETQALVLTTLGTEMDEQRIETIYGEVFRHFIFHYNFPPYSVGETRRLTGPGRREIGHGALARRALLPVVPEKEEFQYAIRTVSEILESNGSSSMASVCGGSLSLMDAGVPIKAAVAGVAMGLVSDGDKTVVLTDIIGDEDHYGDMDFKVAGTREGITALQMDIKIDGITRETMQNALDQAKEARFFILDRMNKVIPKPRPQLSQYAPVITTIKIKPEKVKVLIGPGGRMIKEICSKTDSRIDVGDDGKVMIASPDAETSKAAVDMINRIIQEAEVGKLYRGRVTKIMDFGAFVEIFPGTDGLVHISQLDKGRVNKVTDVLQEGDEVLVKVLDVDKNGRIALSRKAALGETLDDVS, encoded by the coding sequence ATGATAAAGAGTGGATCAACAGAGATTGACGGGCGGGTGATTCACGTCGAGACCGGACGAATCGCCAAGCAGGCCGGAGGTTCCGCTGTCGTAACCTCGGGTGAAACGGTGGTATTGGTCACTGCGGTCTCTTCGGACCAGATTCGGGAAGGAGTGGATTTTCTGCCCCTCACCGTGGAGTACCAGGAGATGTCATATGCGGGCGGAAGGTTTCCCGGGAATTACTTCAGAAGAGACATGGGGAGACCGAGCGAAAGGGAAACCCTTACCGCTCGACTTATCGACAGGCCCCTGCGCCCCTTATTCCCGGACAACTATTTCAATGAAATTCAGGTGATCGCCACGGTCCTGTCGACCGACAAGGAGAATGAGGCGGACGTGCTGGCGATTCTAGGGGCCTCCACAGCTCTGGAGGTATCCGATATTCTCTTCGAAGGGCCTATCGCCGCCGTGAGAGTCGGCAGGCGAAACGGAAGGTTCATCGTCAATCCCACCGTGTCCGAACAAAAAGAGAGCGATATCAATCTGGTCGTTGCGGGAAACCGTTCCGCGGTGGTTATGGTGGAAGGCGGAGGGCGGTTCGTATCGGAATCGGACATGATCGACGCCATTTTTTTCGGTCATGAATCCCTTCAGCCCCTCTTGGAGGTGCAGAGGGAAATCAAGGAAGCCGTGGGCAAAACAAAGCGGGAGACCCCGACCCAGGAAGAGGATCCCGGGCTGGAAAACAGGGTGAGGGAGGTCGCGGTTCCCCTGATGGAGGATGTGATCTCCATTGCGGATAAACTTCAACGCCAGAAGAAGCGGATCGAGTGTTACACCAGGACCTTCGATGCGCTCGCTCAAGAATTTGAAGGCAGGGAGACCTACATCAAACAGTCCCTGGAGAGATTGGAGAAGGAACTGGTGCGCCGTCGGATCCTTGAGGAGGGCAAGCGTATTGACGGGCGTTCTTTTACGGAAGTTCGACCGATCGATTGCATGGTCGGGGTTTTGCCCAGGGTCCATGGATCGGCTCTTTTCACGCGGGGAGAGACCCAGGCCCTGGTCTTGACGACCCTCGGAACGGAGATGGATGAGCAACGAATTGAAACCATTTACGGCGAGGTGTTCCGTCATTTCATCTTTCATTACAACTTCCCCCCCTATAGCGTCGGGGAAACCCGGAGGCTCACCGGACCCGGAAGGAGGGAAATCGGGCACGGTGCACTGGCCAGGAGGGCACTCCTTCCCGTTGTACCGGAAAAGGAGGAGTTTCAGTATGCCATCCGAACCGTCTCCGAGATCCTTGAATCCAATGGTTCCTCCTCCATGGCGAGCGTTTGCGGGGGTTCCCTGTCGTTGATGGATGCGGGAGTTCCCATCAAGGCGGCGGTTGCAGGCGTGGCCATGGGACTCGTATCGGACGGGGACAAGACGGTGGTATTGACCGATATCATCGGAGACGAAGACCATTACGGCGACATGGACTTCAAAGTGGCAGGAACCCGGGAGGGGATCACCGCCCTGCAGATGGACATCAAGATCGACGGTATAACCAGGGAGACCATGCAAAATGCCCTGGACCAGGCTAAAGAGGCCCGCTTTTTCATCCTTGACCGTATGAACAAAGTGATCCCAAAGCCCAGGCCCCAGCTGTCTCAGTATGCCCCCGTCATCACGACCATCAAGATCAAGCCCGAGAAGGTCAAGGTCCTGATCGGTCCCGGCGGCAGGATGATCAAAGAAATCTGCAGCAAGACCGACTCGCGGATCGACGTGGGGGATGACGGCAAGGTCATGATCGCTTCCCCCGATGCGGAGACCTCAAAGGCCGCAGTCGACATGATCAATCGGATCATCCAGGAGGCCGAAGTGGGCAAGCTTTACAGGGGTAGGGTCACCAAGATCATGGATTTCGGGGCCTTTGTCGAAATCTTCCCCGGAACGGACGGGCTGGTTCATATCTCCCAACTGGACAAGGGAAGGGTGAACAAGGTGACCGACGTCCTTCAGGAAGGTGACGAGGTCCTTGTAAAGGTCCTGGATGTCGACAAGAACGGAAGGATCGCCCTTTCCCGGAAGGCCGCCCTCGGCGAAACTCTCGATGATGTATCGTAA
- the rpsO gene encoding 30S ribosomal protein S15, which yields MVLTPETKKEIIDRFRLHEKDTGSPEVQVAILSNRISYLTDHFKTHKKDHHSRRGLLKLVGQRRRLLNYLKKRDINRYQNIIKELGLRK from the coding sequence GTGGTTTTGACTCCGGAAACCAAGAAAGAGATTATTGATCGCTTCAGGCTCCATGAGAAGGACACCGGCTCGCCCGAAGTCCAGGTGGCGATCCTCAGCAATCGAATCAGTTATCTTACGGATCATTTCAAGACCCACAAGAAGGATCACCATTCGAGGCGGGGGCTGCTGAAGCTGGTCGGACAGAGAAGGAGACTTCTCAACTACCTCAAGAAGCGCGATATTAATCGATACCAGAATATCATCAAGGAACTCGGTCTCCGGAAATAG